From Methanosarcina lacustris Z-7289, one genomic window encodes:
- a CDS encoding aldehyde ferredoxin oxidoreductase family protein — MTTEQYAIPGLRNVLYIDLTSQSYHVEERLDLYEKYIGGVGVATNLMLEEYKEGTGPLDPEMPIIFSTGPLSGVYPTCTKTVALFRSPLNGELGESYAGGHLAMSLRYSGYETIVIKGSSRYPVYVTIHDDKVTFRDASSIWNLSSAIDVGQVLRRVEPGAGRRSIIRIGPAGENGIKYASVNVDTYRHFGRLGLGTVFGAKKLKAILVAGNKEIKSPDHNAYRKMYGKLYETIVKTGLMEKYHNLGTSENILVLNELKGLPTRNLQATSIEGVENISGENFAEKYLIRRVSCAGCPIGCVHVAMLKRPFSKAHEYETLNVSYDFELIYALGSNLGVADPEAVLELIDLCEKAGVDIISMGVVLAWATEMQQRGKISTEDTLGLKLSWGDKAAYLRAIELVVKVPNEFYAALGKGVVYASKKYGGEEFAIQLGGLEIPGYHTGLGNILGLTVGFRHSHLDNAGYSADQKAFNQPISDEKIVDYIIDEEDRRSILNCMVACLFARNVYTYENMVQALKCIGIEKTEEELKELGKDIFRKKYELKNKFGFKFENLSIPKRFFETTPTTGKLEEERVGKAIEMYRKKRGL; from the coding sequence ATGACAACAGAGCAGTACGCTATTCCAGGCCTTAGAAACGTACTTTACATTGACCTGACCAGCCAGAGTTATCACGTTGAGGAGAGGCTAGACCTTTACGAAAAGTACATTGGAGGCGTAGGAGTTGCCACGAACCTCATGCTTGAAGAATATAAAGAAGGCACAGGTCCTCTTGACCCTGAAATGCCTATTATTTTCAGCACAGGTCCTCTCTCTGGCGTGTATCCTACCTGTACCAAAACCGTTGCATTGTTCCGCTCCCCCCTTAACGGAGAACTCGGAGAGTCCTATGCAGGAGGGCACCTGGCTATGTCCCTGCGCTATTCCGGGTACGAAACAATCGTCATCAAAGGCTCTTCCAGGTATCCTGTGTATGTGACGATACACGATGATAAGGTTACTTTCAGGGACGCATCTTCCATATGGAACCTTTCTTCTGCAATTGACGTGGGGCAGGTCCTCCGCAGGGTAGAGCCCGGAGCGGGAAGACGCAGCATTATCAGGATAGGTCCTGCAGGAGAGAATGGAATCAAATATGCAAGTGTAAACGTTGACACCTACAGGCATTTCGGGCGCCTCGGGCTCGGGACAGTCTTCGGGGCAAAGAAACTTAAGGCGATTCTGGTTGCAGGAAACAAGGAAATTAAAAGCCCTGACCACAATGCCTACAGGAAAATGTATGGGAAACTTTACGAAACGATTGTAAAAACAGGGCTGATGGAAAAGTACCACAACCTTGGCACAAGCGAAAACATCCTGGTCTTAAACGAACTCAAAGGTCTTCCAACGCGGAATCTGCAGGCAACCTCCATTGAAGGTGTAGAAAATATCTCAGGGGAGAATTTTGCGGAAAAATACCTTATCCGGCGGGTGTCCTGCGCCGGGTGTCCCATAGGCTGCGTCCATGTAGCCATGCTAAAGCGCCCATTCTCAAAAGCCCACGAATATGAAACCCTTAACGTTTCCTATGACTTCGAACTAATCTATGCACTTGGCTCAAATCTTGGAGTTGCAGACCCTGAAGCTGTGCTTGAACTTATCGACTTATGCGAAAAAGCCGGGGTAGATATAATCAGCATGGGAGTAGTGCTCGCCTGGGCAACCGAGATGCAGCAGCGCGGGAAGATCTCCACTGAAGATACCCTGGGGCTCAAACTTTCCTGGGGAGACAAAGCAGCATACCTTCGGGCAATAGAGCTTGTAGTCAAGGTTCCTAACGAATTCTATGCAGCCCTCGGAAAAGGTGTTGTTTATGCCTCAAAAAAGTACGGTGGCGAGGAATTCGCAATCCAGCTAGGTGGGCTGGAAATTCCCGGCTACCATACCGGGCTTGGAAACATCCTGGGACTTACCGTAGGCTTCAGGCACTCCCACCTGGATAATGCAGGTTATTCCGCAGACCAGAAAGCATTCAACCAGCCGATTTCGGACGAGAAAATTGTTGACTACATAATCGATGAAGAAGACCGCCGCAGTATCCTGAATTGCATGGTTGCCTGTCTCTTTGCGCGGAACGTCTACACATACGAAAATATGGTTCAGGCGCTTAAATGTATAGGGATCGAAAAAACCGAAGAAGAACTCAAAGAACTTGGAAAGGACATATTCAGGAAAAAGTACGAGTTAAAAAATAAATTCGGCTTCAAGTTCGAAAACCTGAGCATCCCTAAAAGGTTCTTTGAGACAACCCCTACTACAGGAAAGCTCGAAGAAGAAAGGGTCGGGAAAGCAATTGAAATGTATAGGAAAAAAAGAGGATTATAA